The Dendropsophus ebraccatus isolate aDenEbr1 chromosome 6, aDenEbr1.pat, whole genome shotgun sequence nucleotide sequence cagctcatgtgcagtgttcagacaggtgatgaataggagaactcctgcccagggcattcctaatgatgaagagtgcagggaggagggctggtgcaagtctaatgcacagacactctaggccacgccaatttgacatagagctgccagtttaaaagttgcttttaggacaataactgcatcacctgcaaaacggaccccaggacagatcttggattatcagctatctgaaggtacaagaggtttggggggggggacagattgtgggtacagagtcgcattaaAGGGTGCTCTATCTAATCCTGTCCTCAGACAACCCCCATTAACTTCTTATTATGATAACTCCACACTAATAGTGCAGACGCTGTAAAGCGATGATGATTAATATACAATGCTCTGCATTCTTTTAATAAGCTGTTAACTGAAGGTAAGAAACTGGGATAGGTAAAACATTTACCAAGGTTGTTTGCTCTCAAATGCCCCATGCAATGCAGGGATCCAGTGTTTCAGTATTTTATGTAGGATGAAAAGGGAATACTTCACAGTCGTTTAAGGACCATGCAGCGATTGCTGAAATAGGtcgtattaaagggatactctggagaaaaaaaaaaaaaaatcaactgatatttgaaagttatatagatttgtaaattactaccattcaaaaatctcaagtcttccagtacttatcagcccctgtatgccctgcagaatgttgtgtactctctccagtcagacacagtgatctctgctgttacctctgtctgtaccagtaactgtccagatcctctactgctctggaaagtttctgTCAGACATAGGTAGTGGCAGAaatcactgtcagactggagagaatacaccacttcttgcaggacatgcagcagctgataagtagtggaagacttgagatttttaaaaagtttttttcctcTGGACCTCTTtaactcaggttgtgtgtggccaGTGTCAAAACTTCATCCATTCCAAAAGAAATCTACGCACTTCAATataccacagaaaaaaaaaaatactaactgGATAATAAAACACTTTTATGGGCATAGTGTCCAGAAAGCAACCACAGAACCGATAGAGCTACATAATATGCATCAGATAAGCAGTGATAAACAACAGTACCACAGAGACGTATAGTCCAGTGCATACTCTTATCTATTATGTAACTAACGCAATCGTTCAAGTCTAAGCTCTGCTGCAAAGCTAAAAAGTCTTGAATGAACTAAGAAATTACAAAATAAAAACTTCACTACTGTGTAGGAAAGCATTGTAAAACATCCACTAGGACAGTCTGATTTGACGCATGTGAATACAATAAAACTCTGATAATCATGCATGAATGGGACCAGACACCATCCAGATTATCAGAACATTAAAACAACAAGAAGGGCAGATCTCATGGGTAGAGGACCTCAGGTGGCCAGAGCAGTCCAGTTCTACGTAGTGTTTTGGCTTATTCCTGCTGTAGCACGGCTTCTTTCTGGGCTATCGCGTACTTCCCGATTTTATGTTCCATATATGCAGGACTAAGAGGATTTCATTGCAGGAGAACCTTTCAGCCATACTGTCTTATGTCCTTGTCCATTGCCATCCTTCCACAGTGATGACCAACACTGAAGGATAAACCTCTCTCTTGTTGCATATAGTTACGTAttaaaatctcaactctttccaTTGAAAGCAATTCTTGCCTTTCAATCCGCTGAAAACTGGCTCTCTGGCAAGTTTAAAATCACTACTACTAGATACAGCTAAAAGACTTACACGGTGCCTACTATGACACATATTGATTAGGATTATGTCCAATGCACGTATAGTCATATATATGTCCAGGATGGAAGCTACGAGTCATACTCTTTCTTAGTTGCGTCAGACCACAATCCGTGACTATGTCTCTGGGAGTTGTATTTATCATTCGCATGGCTCCTCGCAGAATCCAAAGTCGTCGGACGTCCGGGTCTTTGAGAATTTTGCATGCTCATCATGTAAGTAGCTAAACTGGTCAATACTGTGGAGATTTCAGAAAGTTTCTGGAAGGACTGCTGCTCCACATGCAGAACTTTCTCACTCAGTAGAGTATTGTCCCGATGAATTCGCTTCAGCATTCGTCCCATTTTGGCACAGGATATTCTGCATGATTTATCTGTCTTCTTTACAGAGCctataaaataaagtatacatttatttagaatataaaacacaaaaataaataagaacACTTCTATATAGTGGCCTTCACAGTAGTGTTAAAAAGAGATTGCGTTATATAACTCCTTGTACaaatcaccttaaaaataaattttttacatgtcaaaagttgtgattGGTCGGGGATTCGGTGGGGGTCTAAACAAGGCTGGAAGAAGCACAGCTGATCACTCAATGCAGGAGTCAATCCATATAAACTTAGAACCAGACTTCTGCAATGAGAATGATACAGCAGTACGTCAGGGAATGAAGCGCTCAGCTGCAGGCTTCTCCCAGCTCTAGCTAGCAATCGGTGAAGAGCGGAACACCCAGACTCCAACCAATCAAAATCTTTGAGACGTCTGTGTGAGACAGGCCAATGCATACATTGCCCGACATCCACCAGTAATCAGGATAAAATAAAATCAGCCCAGACCAAAGAGCTTGACCCCCACAATCTGTGTTTTAGTCCCCTTTATAATCTACTAACATTTGGAAATCTATTTTTGGTAAATCTGAGCTATGTACTGTGGTGAAGTATAGCAAAGGTTTAATTCATACTTCCCTGATATCAGACATCCCCATATAGtcagccctagggaatccgggAAACCATGGTTACagtctagggctatgttcccaccgagcatttttgctcagtattttgcaaccaaaaccaggagtggactgaaactacagaaaggccatgttcacacactgtagaaactgagtggatggccgtcatttaatgacataATTacagttatttcaaaacaacggccgttgttttaaaacagcATTTACTTGCCAtgtaatggcagccatccactcagtttctaCAGGGAGTGAGCAtggcctttctgtattttcaatctactcctggttttggttgcaaaatactgagccttagggctgcatccagccaaTCAAATGCCCCACGCctgaggttcgctcatgtctatatACCAACTTACTGTAAACATTCTGCTTTAGTCCTTTGGCACTGCATACTGTCAGAGGCTGTCGAACCTCAATATGGACTAAGCCACGGTCACGGTAACTactactttattattttaaaaaggtCTGTTTTAGATCAGATATGtcaattacaaataaaaaaaattttactgGCAGCATTTTCTCCAAACCTCAAGAACCAATTCAAAAAAGGGAACAAGTCCTAACCAAGGCAGGCTCCTTCTGTACAGTGATACATGATTCCCTCTGAAACACTTTAGCATTCCAGCCAGCATTATGACCACTGAGGCAGTCCCTGGCAGCTTCTCCCCTTCCCACCGATTGTTCGATCTTTTACTATATACAGTGATCGATCAATCAAATCAGGGGCAGCCAGAAAATGGACTGACAAGGACTTACGGTGTCTCCTCCGGCACGCTTCTAACCTAGCTCGTTGCCCGCTTTCCTCTCcacgttattttataatgaaaatACTTTGTAAATCAGGGCCAGCGGAAGCCTATACTCGGGACCACCTCAATTTCAGGGCCCTCTTTACAGACGGATTTATAATTATAATGTGAAAGTTATACTACCAGTGTGCAGAGAGCCTTGTTCAGACTCCCTTTAAAATTTCAATTAAAAAAGTGCTGCCTTATTGACCATTTTCTACACTTTTCATGGCCATCAGAAAGGCTTTATTTGCGGAAAGTTGTGGATGGGCACAGCAGCATATGCCCATAAATGAGGAGGGCCACCCTGCTACTAGCTAGAGCTATAGTTGTGTTATATTAAACATCTAAAAGACGACAAATCCTCAATTTATTCCTAGGCCTTTAATAAAAAGCTGTAGTTACTAGATAGCGGTAACAATGTTAAGCTGGACGCTTGCTCAACTTTCAGTTATGTTGGTACAAACTAAAATGCCTCTTTTACTGAACCTACTTTTAGTGATCTCATTATAACTTTCACATTCATACATGTGATAAGCTGGCCGTAAACATTAGGTAGCAGTCGGCCAAGTGATTTTTTTTGGCTGGTGGCTATCTGCTAGCATATTTGGAGGGGCATGCCTGTTTTCGGGTTTTCTTTCTCCATTGGGAGGCGTTTACTCTAAATACAAAAGGATCAAACAGGATCATGTTGAAATCGAATTCCGCAATCATCCTCTTCCTCCACGATCTACCATCGGGGGAGTCAGCAGGCCTCCATGCTCATTGGAAAGACAGCTGGTCCCACCCAATTCATTAAGTTGAGCTAACATTATAGTATATGGCCTTACACCCTTCTTTAGAGCATGAGGTGTGTACCTTGCTATTTCTTTGCATCGTGGGCTTCTTTCCGTCACACTTGGTCCTCCACTTATTCAGGTTGCCTCCGCAACCCTCTTTTTGCCACCCTATAAGAAGCTGAACCTTAGGGGATGTTAGAAGTCTTGCAGAGCACTTGTGCTTCCCTGAAACCCCTTCAGAGATCCCTACTACATTAGTGAAACTGAGTCCTAGTAAGCCATCCCAGGTCAATGTCATTTTACAACCATCACACTACCTGTGTAATAATCCTCATTTCATCTGTTGGGATTCCAACAAAGGATTGAGTACTTGGAAATGTAATTATATACATGAAAATGTAGTTTGGGAACATATTGTATGCAAACACACAGAAGTTGACATGGGGGAGCGACCACTACagtttttttatgattttatatGATCTATATTTAGTGGTCAATTTACaaatacacataaacacacacactgatattatatacatacacacacacactatatacagtatataaaaaaaacatgtatgttCCCACCAGACTGGTTTAAGGAAAAAGGTTGATTCTGGGGTAACAgtttatactttatgttaaataGCATAAGATGTGCTTTACCAGATTCCCCATAGTAATTCTTGTGTTCCTCTTCATCCTCAGAGTCACTGTATTCCAGTCTGTGTTTCGTCACCTGAGATTTTGGAAATGAACAGAAAAGGACATTTAATTTCTGCTTTGAAAATGGCAACTACAGGAGGTGGTGGCACATAGATGAATGTTATATGGTCATCTCTGATTGTAAGCTTTCACCTATCTACAAGATAACttgctgattggtggaggtccgactgttgggacccccaccagtcacAAGAATGAAGGTCCCTTGAATGGCGTGGCAATTCACACACCTGGCCATCACTCCATGCACCTAGACAAGGGACCTCTAGTATCTGATCacatgcatttaaaggggaactccacttaGATTTAACCccgttcaatccccacccataacctAAGTTTGTGTGTAAcaggtttctattacataaatTGGTCCATTTGTCtgtagcacatcctgactcacaccctgaaagctgctaaaaatcctcactgcctgttCCACTCTGTCTCCTCCCTCTTGCTTCTGAGACAAGTCACATGACCTCTGTCTCTCCTGTTGTCAGGCAAGCTGGAACATCTCATCTGTAATTTCGCCCACCATtaacatcacaccaatcagtgagcaccaggCCAAGGGGCAGGAAAACAACAGAACAGCGACAGCCTTCTGTGCAGTATAGAGGAAAGGAAACAGTTGTTTTATCTCTCTATCCTTTCACAGATtaaaatagatagatattttgtttatagTGTAAAGcaaaagcagattgagccagcgatAAGATACTACAAAATGAggtggatacttggcagttggctctaaggtgcaaagcatgctgggaaatgCAATTTCCCAGCTggagccatcttggatatagactggcttttagaaaaacttgcagCGCAGGAAcagtggcagctagaaagatgggaaaCTGCTCATAAATACgcagggggacttggtgattaagtccagctaggtttgggagaatttcatttttttttagctctttggtagaatacccctttaagcagttggACCCAATCAGCTCTTTATCACCTACACCAATAGCTTTTGAGCttaggataactcctttaaagagctgagtcagtacagtagtgcaaagatttaaacagtttcaaagCTCCTGGAATCAATATGAACCATGATACCAGGAACTCTGAATTCCGTTCCGTATGACATCTGTATTTATAAACCATGCGcaaaatgtgtgaatgccccctaactcAGTTTTTCCATAGGTAAAATCTTTTCCAGTTTTAGGTCAGTTTCACATGTACCTCAATGAATTTCATGTTGCAAGTTCCACAGCGATGCTCTGTAGTGTCCTTTCCTATGAATCTACATTcatgcagcggaatgaaaatggaacccctgcccacttaacccaccgctgccagaCATGGGAAATTACACTACAGAACAACGCAAAGGATTTCGCTGCAGAACACAGAGAAATCCACTGTGATGTGGTACATATGAGACTgggaaaagggaacctgtcaccatcaaAATGCAACCTAATCTGCAAGCATCATAGCAGCTGAGCAGATTGACTTCTTAAAgtctcactgtcgttataactttaaaaatctaaaacaacagtagatgtgatataaagcaagtttgcaatttatattcatttattttttcgttatcatggaaaactcagcacttcctgttttctgacagttttttttttcgtcaaaaaacaggaaacagtcagaaaaaaaGGATGTTCGGTGTATCCCAGGCGATCTGAgccctcacagagagaaggcagtcgtaTGATTGACtgacatattgagctgtgactctctgtactcgccggaattcctgtgcttagtcagttttttgttttttttttccaaccaggacaagtcagaaaatctgccccccaggagactggatctggatttcttgcaaattcagctttgttttacatcataaaaaaaataatgaatgtaaattgcaaacttgctttaaatcacatctactgttgatatagattttgaaagttataacgacagtgacagtttaatcttttcccataaagatatataattTGTAACTGGTTGATTGAAATCTCAGCTGTTCCTATTCTTAGGAGTACAGTGGACACTGAATAGGATTACCCACTGCACTCCTAAGCTAGGAAACATTGAAAGCAAATGAATTACCATTAGAGAtgatgctcgagtccatctgaacccgaacgttcggcatttgattagcggtggctgctgaacctggataaagccctaaggctacgtggaaaacatggatatagtcattggctgtatccatgttttccagacaaccttagagctttatccaagttcagcagcccctgctaatcaaataccgaacgttcgggttcagatggactctaacccgaacccggttcgctcatctctaattaccataCTAAATCTTTTCTCACAAAGATATTTACATGATGTCAATGGATCAGAGAGCATTTTCATAGTCATAGgcagggatgagcgaatttacagtattagcgAAGCGCTTCCATAGGCTCGTTAGGCGCTTGTCagtcagctgcctttgaactctgtgccgctccaggCTACTTTCCtcctggtgcctggaaaagctggacccagtccTGAAAAAAatggagaagtttcccagaaatAGATCAAGCTTTTCCAGGCTCCAAGAGGAGTGGCATTGAGTTCTAAGGCAGCCGTCTGACAATCTGCCCACTGAGCCTAGCGAAGCACttaaatactgtaaattcgcATATCCTTAGTCATAGGTTCCCTCAATATTAGATCATTTAGAATTACAAGGAGTTTCACTTCTTTTTACTATGTACAGAGAAATCAGGAGgcataatttaaagtgtcactgccgtttaattttttttcagaaatcaatagtacaggcgattttaagaaactttgtaattgggtttattagctgaaaaatgcatttttatcataaaaagcagtttgaagctctcccccctgtcttcatggcttgcttatggagaggggaggggtggagagagatgaggcaccaaaacaggaaaacaatcagcctacagttaatcacctggctatctcctctgacagtcagcactgacctctctgacctctgaataccgctgtcacccacctccatgttgtgtaatcctttgttctctgctctctgctgccgactaactccctcctctatagaacagacagggttgtgtctggtgCAACAAATCACAATTTCCTAATATTTAGCAGTGAatagaaaagaggagggaggggggacttgggaaaagtctttttgaatgcagataatggcagatttgcctaataaacccaattacaaagtttcttaaaatcgactcTTCAATGCTGAAGGCTTTGATAAAATAGAATATTCCCCTCTGCAGAAGTTTTCAATCCAACAGCTTTCCAGTTACTACTTACCACAATATGTTTCTCGGTGCCATTTTTCATCCTCTTGCGTGTTGCTTGCTGTCTATGATTTGTTAAGTTAAATGAGAATTTTTGTTTAGTAAGTCATAAATAATTTACAATACCATCAGCGCGCTGAGAAGTTTTGTTACTGGCTGGGTTTGcacaagcacaaaaaaaaaaaactgcatatacAGAAGAAATTATCGGTGGCTGAcgttgttggatgcagccctagggagtcctaaaaaacatggatacagcctataacctatggttgtatccatgttcttCAGGTAGCTGTAGCACTGTATCCAGTTCTTCAGTCTGTACAGTTACGACAGCAGGGGGTCCTTGTTATCCCCTCCCAGCACTTAACGTCTGAACTTTATTCGATCAAGGATTTTGCTCTGTAAAATAGATTTACAGATAAGGCAACCATAAAGCCTAAAAGTCATCACTTACTTATCAGAAGTCTTCACAAATGAGTGGCTGTGGTTGGAGGCAGATTCCTCATTTACCATTTCTTCACTTTCACACGACGATAAGTCAGACAGATCATCAGAATCATCCGTTTGATAACTTTCAAAGTCATGGGGTCTATGATTAGGAAAAAAGCAATGGATCGGTGTTTACCAGGGTAGCAGGAATTATAAATAACATTATGCAATACAGGTAATATAGAAGAAATATGTGACTGCGATTTCTTTTGCTAACCAGATTGAGTGGCCATTGGAATGATGCAAAATGCagaatataaccccccccccccccccccccccccccaaaaaaaaaaaacaaacatagctTCCCAGAgttaacaaaaaaacaatgggTATAAAAAGAAGGGTGGCATCTATCTTATAGGGTTGCTTATCTCTATTTATTAGAACTGAAAATAAAGAATCAATGACTTATAAGGTTGTGTAAGAATGTAATTAATCAACTTACATGGAAATTTTTAGCATTTCATTACTGGGCTCCTCCGCCGAGCTGTCGGGGTCTTCTCTCAGCGTTCTTTTGGTGCCCCTACTGGATTTCCTGTCAGTGGTCCACGCTGACCTATTGTCATACGTCTAAACAACACACAGTGTATTTAAGAAGAGTAAAatgatggggcagatttatcaataatattaatgaaaaaagtttattttacagAAGTGCGCAAGATATGTTCAGAAAAGATATAGATATTATACATGGCTATCcatatatttgtattttctgCAGCTCACATATGTGCTGCACAGATTGAGACAGAATGTGCAGTCATTGGAAGGTGGGCGAGTTACAACTCTACAGTACTTCTAGAAGCCTAGAACAAAGGGATTTTCCACAAAAGAGACTCAAGTAGCAAGTGCAAGGGTATATGCATGCAGACTATTTTTTTGGTTATAGATGCCTTCATCCCACTTTGTCACGAAAGACAAAGAAAAGTGAAATGAATGTGTCTGCCCTATCACCTACTGATCTCTGAAAAAGGGATTTGCTCCATTTCCTGCAAGGGTGACTGCAAAGATGCATTCACACATCAATTTGTTGCAGACATTTTTGAAGCAGAAcgtttcattcatttattcaaaAAGGTGTCACTTTGGAGCAAGCACCTAcacaaatctgctgtgtgtggATAGACCCTGAGGCCCAGACAGGGCAGATCTGTGAATCTGCAATGCAAACCCACATAATTTTACAGTACAAAGCAGTTGTATATTGTTAACTGAGACCGTATCTACATGCAGCAGAAAAAGTCAGAGAGGAGAGTAGGTTGGGATAATTTTAGCCCGCAGCATGCTCAGTCTTGGGTCAAATGCAGTAAATTTTCACAAAAGACTTAATTTTCAATGTATCAGATGAATTGTACAGCGCACCTTATCATGGGCTTCACCCCAATATTCTGTGAAGTTATGTCCATGCACAATATATTTACATGTATTCCACAATGCAATATATGTGTGAAAACCACCTGTAATACTGCGtttcattatttgcaatgggaatATGCATCGTActtcaaaattaatttttttctgcagcaAATCTGAGAACCACGTGAATAAGTCATATTCCACATAGAATAAAAGTGCAATTGGGTAGCTAGGACGAGAAATAAGGTAACTGAATCTTCTGATCCGAACCTTTTCAAGGTTCAGAAtgagttctttaaccccttaaggacagagccaatttcgatttttgcgttttcgttttttcctccttgtgcataaaaggccatagcagttgcatttttccacctagaaacccacatgagcccttattttttgcgtcactaattgtactttgcaatgacaggctgaatttttgcataaagtacactgcgaaaccagaaaaaaattcaaagtgtggggaaattgaaaaaaaaaaaaaaaacgcattttgtttatttgggggaaatgtgtttttacgccattcgacctggggtaaaactgacttgttatacatgttcctcaagtcgttacgattaaaacgatatgtaacatgtataacttatattgtatcggatggcctgtaaaaaattcaaaccattgtcaacaaatatacgtcacttaaaatcgctccattcccaggcttatagcgcttttatcctttggtctatggggctgtgtcaggtgtcattctttgcgcattctttgcgttctttctatcggtaccttgattgcgcatatacgactttttgatcgctttttattacaatttttctggatttgatgcgaccaaaaatgcgcaattttgcactttgggatttttttgcgcttacgccgtttaccgtacgagatcaggaatgtgattaattaatagttcgggcgattacgcgcgcggcgatagcaaacatgtttgtttatttatttttttatttacttttatttataacctgggaaaaggggggtgattcagacttttattaggggagggggctttttattcacaacaacacttttcttatttttttttacacatatactagaagcccccctgggggacttctagtatatacactttgatctctcattgagatctctgcagcatagatatgctgcagagatccatgagatcggcactcgtttgctttcggctgctgcagccggaaacaaacaagtgccgagccggggacggcgccatcttggagcggtcctcggccggcttcagaaacggagttcgctcctccgggataacatcccggaggagcgatctccgccactagacaccagggagatgctggatccggtaatcggatgcagctgtcatgtttgacagctgcatctgattactgtattagcgggcacggcgatcggaccgtgcccgctaatacctacggtcccgggctacacgcggcaccgccgcggttcagagcggggtcgccgcgcggccccgctctgaacgcccttaccggcaatagtgcgtacctatacgccctttgtagttaaggggttaaggggttatccagtgctacaaaaacatggccactttctttgagaGAAAACacgactcgtctccagttcaggtgcggtttgcaataaagcgccagtcactttaatggaactgagcagcaaaaccccgcccaagctggagacaagagtggggctgtctctggaagaaagtggccatgtttttgtggataacccctttgaagggtacccgtcgttataactttcaaaacctaaatcaacagtagatgtgatatgaagcaagtttgcgatctacaataatttttttagttatcaatggaaaaacacggcacttcctgtgttctgacttttttttttttcttcctaaagtctctaaacacaggaagtccagtttttccccaggtcatctgagcactcacagagaagtcAGTCatatgactgatggacacattgagctgtcactttctgtactggccgggacttcctgtcttacaacggagaaaatgactcttattccccggctcgtgactagatacgagcggggaagtagtcatggtgggcggctccccgctcgtgaCAGTGATATTTTATAGATGGCAGccgcacatctaaaaaaaaacaaaaaaaaaaaaaaaacacacacctgtCCACAAACTCTCGTTGTCCTCCTTCAGGTATCTggtgtcttcagccacctccagcccattcagccgatcactgactgggatgggacaatGCCGCAGCCAGGGACAGGCTAAGTGGGTTGTCACATCTCAAGAGTGACAACcagctcagctaatcacaggcagCATGTCccgtcttagggcccttttacacggaaagattatgtgacagattatctgccaaagatttgaagccaaagccaggaatagactataaacagagatcaggtaataaaagaaagcctgagatttctcctcttttcaaatccattcctggttttggcttcaaatctttggcagataatctttccgtgtaaaagggcccttagtcagtgATTTGCAGAGCTAGATTTTGGTGGCTGCGG carries:
- the LOC138794799 gene encoding uncharacterized protein isoform X2, encoding MKASSSVPKFLTKIWALVEDHRNSDYICWSQDGNSFIVLDEERFAKEILPRHFKHNNMASFVRQLNWYGFHKVLQDETGATRHDKYCSGRYQHQFFKRGHEELLIKIKRKVTSSTGDKRVFRKAKVTASQSFEQMATLQTTQPLMIDSTGNYNQLAMSKTSQNAEQTYDNRSAWTTDRKSSRGTKRTLREDPDSSAEEPSNEMLKISIPHDFESYQTDDSDDLSDLSSCESEEMVNEESASNHSHSFVKTSDKQQATRKRMKNGTEKHIVVTKHRLEYSDSEDEEEHKNYYGESGSVKKTDKSCRISCAKMGRMLKRIHRDNTLLSEKVLHVEQQSFQKLSEISTVLTSLATYMMSMQNSQRPGRPTTLDSARSHANDKYNSQRHSHGLWSDATKKEYDS
- the LOC138794799 gene encoding heat shock factor protein 2-like isoform X1, whose product is MKASSSVPKFLTKIWALVEDHRNSDYICWSQDGNSFIVLDEERFAKEILPRHFKHNNMASFVRQLNWYGFHKVLQDETGATRHDKYCSGRYQHQFFKRGHEELLIKIKRKVTSSTGDKRVFRKAKVSVPRIEEGKSGPDDMQKILTFLHQLQARQDILDTAVESLKRENEALWKEVLQLRPTQPQFETVTASQSFEQMATLQTTQPLMIDSTGNYNQLAMSKTSQNAEQTYDNRSAWTTDRKSSRGTKRTLREDPDSSAEEPSNEMLKISIPHDFESYQTDDSDDLSDLSSCESEEMVNEESASNHSHSFVKTSDKQQATRKRMKNGTEKHIVVTKHRLEYSDSEDEEEHKNYYGESGSVKKTDKSCRISCAKMGRMLKRIHRDNTLLSEKVLHVEQQSFQKLSEISTVLTSLATYMMSMQNSQRPGRPTTLDSARSHANDKYNSQRHSHGLWSDATKKEYDS